GGGTTAGCAAGATATGTCATATTGGTCCCACAGctttaaattcaattaataTAGAAGGAGGATATCACATTTTGATCATCAACGTTCCATAATAGTTCAGACACCGTTCATTCacattgaaggaaaaaaataaaaagacattttatttggacAATTAACAGGATGTGTATATTCTTTGCGTTTTTGACCACTGGGCTCTTTATGCTCAAACAACGTGAGAGGAGATGGTGTCGTTTTGAACATGAGAATTGATATTATGATGATATGATAACAAAGACGCACGTACGTTTATACAAACCCCCGAGCATGTGGGCATTACTGCCAAGGCCGAGAAGAGACAGAACACAACTGTGTTTCCATTCattaagaaaataacaaattaaaatcGATGCAAAAATtgcacgcaaaaaaaaaatccagaattgtttttttttgttttttttttttacattggtAAACAGGACCAATAAGTATAAATGCCAAATTGTATGGAATAccctattttttattttggaaattaATGTGTTCAAATAAgtttttaaactattaaaaCAGTGGATTTAATATTACTTGGAAAAATACGACAAAatatgtctttgtttttgcaaatattCCCCTTTTTgtcttgggggaaaaaaatacacttgtttttgttgcaaatttttacccccccccccaaaaaaacttcATTTGCGGCCATAATGTTTGAAAGTGTAAAGCTGCCGATTTTCTAGTGCAATTTCCCAGATAATAACTCAAATATATCAACCGTGGCATTAACCTCAGAGGTATCATCGTGTttaaaaggcaaaaataaacattctgATATGTGACATACATATTGGCAACTTCAAACTAGCACATCGAGTcgaaatgaatggaaacacAATCGAGAGGGGCGGGAGATTGTCCGAGGAAGACGTCACATTGTGGCACACTCAACCCACCTCAAGACAGACGCATGGTTGGAAGAGGTAGTGCAGGGCCGCTTCTATGCATGCACGTGGTCCAGGCTACACTCATGCAAAAAAAGCTTCAGAAAACACCAGTACGGCACGGTACGGCACACAAGGGCTACCGGGACCTGCACTGCTGAGACCTGACGCGCATGTCAggacagagaaagagagaataTCACAGGCTTGATAGTGAAAATATAAAAGTAGGAACAGTAAAAATTCTTACTGTAAACAGTGGGTTAGTTTGAGAGCAAGACAAACAGGTTATAGTTATTTACAGCTGAAATGAGCTTCCCGTGAGATTCCTTCAAAAGTAACCTGCTGCCTCTTTTCTTGTCGTcatcccgtttttttttttttccaggaatgCTTGACAGTGGAAGTAAACAGATAGGATTTctcccccctctccccctccccctcagAGTCCAATCTCCCGGCCCGGTAAGCAGCTGTTCCAGAACACAAGAACGGCAATCGAGCGGCTTGGAAAAAACGGATTTCCTTTTCTTcatatttgtgtttggatGGGCTGTCCCGGAGGCGTGTAGGGAGGCGGGGCGGGCGCCGGTTTGATACCGCGGGTCCTCATGTAGGAGAGGAACTGGTCCGGAATCTCGGCCAAGACGTCTTTGGCTAGACGGGCCATGCTGAGGATGTGGTTCCCCGTCCGGTCGATGTAGTCACGGAACGGGACGAACTAGAATGAAGAAAGTATTTTGGTATTTTAAAACCATTCATCAAATTTTATAATGCTGAACCGGAGTCGGGTCTCGTACGTACGTGGATGTTGGCAATAagatacgttttttttttttttttttttttttttttttaaatgagagaAGAGTTTGATCTATGTGGTAacaatcataataaaaaaataaaaaaaataaaaataaaataattaaaaaataaacaaacaaataaatagatccaatttttaaaaagcaaataaaaataaaagaaataaaataattggatTTGCCCACTTGTCATTTGCTCAGTACAGTAAATAACTCCATTGCGTAACTCTGTTGTCGGTTACGAAGACAGAGCGACGAGACGATTCACTTAATGAGCCGCTGTCACCTACAATTATAAAGATCATAAGGGAGACCAATTTATGCTGGAAATCTTTAGCTGCCAGATGCCAACTTCGCCGTGTCAGCGGGTCTTATTAGTTTGCCGATAATGAGAGCCGCGGTGGTGAAGCTAAAACACATACCTGAACGATATCTCTCTCTGCATATCTTCCTCGGGATGAAATTCGGACCTCGTCGCCGTCTAATTCAATCATGGCTgatgggaagaaaaaagaagaaataatcACAGCCTTTGTCAATCAACCATTTTCCAAGGCTTTTCTTACCGTCAAATTCGGCTGGTCCAACCCCCACGATGATGATCGACATGGGCAGACAGGAagcctgaggaaaaaaaaaataatattcataATAATGGACCCTGAAGTCCACCGATAAAAAACGTGTTGACCTCAGCCTACAGCGATgatcttatttttttgtttctctgtaAAAGGTCACATATCAAGCTAGCCGACCTCTAGACTCGGCCATGCGTTCtcaattttttgttgttccaCCATATATTTCGCAATCACACGGGCTTCCCTCAGGAATACACCGACTCGACAATGATGGAGGAGATGGATTGAAGGGGCTGCCAACATTGCAAAACGACAGTTTCATTCAGTGGGAGATTttgatgggggggaaaaaaaaaaattccagttCTAATTTGAGCTAATCCCTTACGTTGACTATGGACTCCTTGGTCTGGGCCATGTCTGAGATGACGCCGTCGGTGATGATGAGCAGGACGAAGTACTGCGATCCGTCTTTCACGGATGCAGCatacctaaaaaaataaaaaaaatacactcagAATTtccaagtgattttttttagatccacctcattatttataaaaacagCAATGAAGACATTTACAAGTTTTCCAGCaaactgttgttttgtttccttcttGCCTCCCCGCTGAGTAAATGTCATGTGATTCCCACCTCGCCTCCTTCTACTGCGGAGGATGTTAATCTGCCGAGCGTCGATTCGACAGCTCAATAAGGCTTTTCCTTTTCTCCCGTGTTCGCACGACCTTTCGACTCAAAAGGCTGAAGCGCTTCGAATTAGGGCCCCTCACttttttcagatttgtttccaCAACAGTTACGCAAGAATATTTTGTGTAATTGATATTTACTTATTTGTCCTGCTCCAAGTTGAGAATGCAAAGTAGACACAATATGAGGGAATTTGTACCTGGCGACGTGGTTAACCACGGGGGAAAAGTTTGTTGGACCGTAAAGTTGGACCGACTTCAGGCTCTGGTAGTACGCTTCCATCACGCCATCGATTCCTGCACAGTAAGGATTCTGAGGGTTCCCGTTCtacgtagaaaaaaaaagatgatcaaggtttttccttttttgcttGACGGATGAGTTGATTTGTTCTCACCAAAGCAAATTCGTGGGAGATCCGTCCGTCAGGAGGCAGTTTGGCTCCAAAACCGAGAGCGGGGAACATCTTGTCGCTGTCGTAGTCCTGAATGATCTCTCCGACCGCTTTCAGGGCCATGGCGTAAGCGTTCAGCTGGTAGGGGCTCATGTAGTGGAGTGAGGTGGGCTGGGCTGGGTTACCTGGACATGACAACCAGGTCAATTAAAATTCATTAAAGCCATcatttgaagcttcaaatttgcttcatgaaccagttgtaatttttttcaaaccaacAGTGCAATCTAGAGGAGTCaaaaactggttcatgaagcaaatttgaagcttcattttctcatGATGAtcaggagtaaaaaaaaaaaaaaaaatttcaattgAGATCGTTCATATGACTCACCGTTAGAAGCTGTGAAGTCAATGGCCACTGTGAAGTTAATCTGCGTCCTTGGAAGACAAGGGCAGGGAGGGGAATCATTAATCAACGACGGCCTCGTTTATCACCATGTAAACAAAAGTCTCGATCTAACTATCTTGGCCGAGAGTGCAAACAGAAGGTCCTTCCTGCAGTTTTTAGCGGTTAATAGCAAAACTGGGACCTTAGAAATTAGTGGAGCGGCTGGATGTGGTCAGCCTGTCATCGTTTTTTCACACCAAGCAtcaacccccccccttctccaaTTCTCTTCTTCTGTTCACTGCCACTCCAACACAGCGCTCACATGTCATCTCGCGGTCGGAAGCAGCCGGCAGCTTCATCTTATTTGTCACCTCAGCGGGCCAGAAGAAGTGGCGGCTCTACAAGCCATCAGTCGTGCTGACTGGACACTCATTGGTCCGGAGGGGGACGTCAGGGATGGACGGTGATCAATGTTGCCaacttattttaaaaataaaaaaatgtacagaacTCACTGAGAGGCGGCGACAAAGAAGATTAGAAAAACACATGTTCCGGGGAGAAATAAAATTCTGACAGGGATTTACGGAGACAATGTCTTAATGTCACACTCTTCTTGAGGAGCTTTGAGAAGCTGTCGTGAGGCAAATGTCAATTGTCATGATGGGGACCAgagggtctttttttttttttttttaaagaaaggtCTGTCATAATAAGACACAACAATTCACTCAAGAATAAAGGCTTTGCATGCTCGGAACACCTGCGGCGTCGCTGGACGGGCAGGCCCCATGGCGGTTGCTAGGCAACAACAGTCAGCAAAAGTAGCCAGCGTTTACCTTGGCTGCCGAGCAATGTTGACTTTAATTACGGCTTGCCGTCTTGCTTCGGCACGTTGGGCAGgtgtttattctatttttttttttttttagtgatccaactttgatttgatttttgagGGAAACATTAACAGATGTCCAAGAAGTTTGACTGCAGCGGCAGGAGAATCTCATTTTACTTGACGGGCTTACATGAGCTTTTCAAATTCTAATTCTACCCCCCCACCGCCCAAAAAGCTTTGTTCTGCCTCTTCTTACACATGACATCTCCTCCATGTTCGCTTTCCTCCCGCTTCTATTCCGGTTTTCAATTCAGCTAGCAAAataaggggaggggaggggttgGGGACAATATCTGTCACCATGAGTGACAGAGCAGCCATCAAAGGCGCCACTCGGAATGAAAGATATGACCaacaactgttcattatcacCCGAGACCTGGTGAATAGAAGCTCCTTTGTGAAGAACCATGGGTGGTTCCAACGCTTTATCAAGCGCCTTGAAAAGAATGAACTTGCTGCAGATTGAGACGGAGCCTTTTCCAAATCAGTCATTTATGCAGCCAGCCGATCACGCTCCTAATTAGGTCCAAATGAGCAATTAGCTGATTGGGTTGAAGCGCTGTAAAGAGCTGCCAATCAGAgaagaagagggggggggggaggcggcACTAAAAGGAGATAGAAGGGAATTTTAAAATAGAAACACATTGGGGATTTCAGAACACGGCTTGAGTGATTTTCCTGTATTTGTGTATGCAAGCGTGGTCATGTTTGTGTGAACAAGTCGGCCTCCATTATGCCAGTGGACCATTACGCTCCATTTAGGTCTCAAGCAGTGATACACCACTTGGCACTTTATTGGGTCGCAACAAGCGCGGGGGTACTTGCGAAGAGcgagcgagaaaaaaaaatcgggtTTGTGGAGAGAGACCACATTTCTCCATTAGGAGTTGGAGGATGCACGATGAAGGTACGCACGTGCCGGGCCGGAAAATGAACAGCGAATTGCTCAGTGACATTCACTGTGTGCATCCCCTGCCATGTGATTCAATAGcatattgatttcttttgagGACCTCCATTGTTGGAAAGCAACGGGATTCAATTGAGGTAGAACAAAAGTAATGGGACAGCCCACAGTGGTTTccagtcaataaaaaaatggtcacATTTGGTTGATAGATGAACAAGATATTAAATGATCTCAGTCGGAAGTCGGCCTGACTTTGGCCCGGGTTATTCTGGCTGCCGCTCGCATGGGAATATTTGCGAGGCATAATTATATTTGGCCGACTGCAGATGGCATGCCGTGGCGAGGTTATTGACCGGCGGCCGACAGAGCTCATTGCGGTTTTGGAACGGGTcgacaaaatgtatttagcaTTTTGTGTTAGTGGATGTCAAATGTACAGAAAACTGACGAGGACTACACTGAAGTCTTTTATTgtcaatgcaaaaataaatatcctATAGGTAATAAAAATATAGCGAAGTCATTAAAATGGATTCACACAGGAATGCATCCTGTcatgttttcaattttaagGACGGACTTTCGTCTTCTCACGCCTTTCTGGACTTCCCACTGGTGCCGTGGCAATGTCAAAGTGGATCAGGACTTGCTGGAGTCTGGGAATCCTCCACATTGGACCTGTTTGTGGAAAAGCGTTTACACTGATTTAACCTCCGTTACTACCTTCATTGTCATTTACAACCATCACCGGAGAagcaagagaaaagaaaagttcaATAAgtggtctttaaaaaaaaagacagacttTGAACATTAACATTGTGCTTAGcatagcaaaacaaacagctgCACATTAAATGTATTGCACTTacaagttaaatacaactgaaccaCTGGAGTAGCTAGAGGGGGCCAGCAGGGGCACTGCCTCCCCCTTAAATATGCTTGTATAGGTAGGTAATATTCCAATTGCATGCAGATATATGTAAATATCACTTACCAAGCAGCTCAAAATTCGGCCATCTTGGAATTTTCCGGAAATCCacgtcaaaaataaaatcgccGTGAGTCAATACGAGTTTGTCTTTCAGGCTATTTTGCTACGTGCGTTTAGTCGAGCTCTGTCGGCCACCGGAAGACGAGGAGAAGCGGGACGCGGCTCATTAAAGGGATACAACCCCAACCGTTTTGCAGGCGGCgtgtttcaaataaaaacgcGGTCCTTCACTTACCCGCCCTTAATGTAGTCCAGGAAGGTGACTTCGATATCCACGAGAAACGACAACAGTGTTaccttgagagaaaaaaacgagGAAAGGTTAGATCAGTGTCAAAGATAAactgatggatttttttttttttttttaccgttcCAGAGTTGaggtattttttctttttgtctttcttcttttgatttaccacctgaaaaataaaatgttaacgTCCTTCACACCTTTAAAATGCACATGCAAGCGGAAACAACCAAGTTGAATTCCAACAACGGAGGTTGCACGCTCTTATAAATATGACGGCAAGGTCAAAGTGAGGGGAGAGCCTGGGGGGAAAATAACATCCGGAAAGTTGAGGATTTATGTGTTCACATTGAGTGTCGCAagtgaaggtgaggaggaaaaTATGGCTTGAACACGCAAAGAGAGTTTTTCCCCCAATTTAAAAATTGCATTCCGCTACACGGCAATATCGGTTCGAATTCGATTAAGTGTTCAGCCCTAGCGGAAAGCTCATTATGGCTAATGGCCGCTCACTCACCTCGTAGACGTTGAATTGGCTCTGCCCTCGGGATAATTCTCTGTAGCTGGTGCTGAAATCTCCAATAAAGTCATGactgcggggaaaaaaaaaaaaaagtcactccgACAAGACGTGTACGGGATAATTCATGCAATGTGATACTCGGGGCTGACTAACAATTTGTAAAGCACAAAGAGTTCTATTGAAATTTTCGAAAAATGTCATTGCGCTCTCTCTCAGAGGAGATAAACGGTGGTGCTGAAAAGAGGAGTTTCAATAATAAAACCCAAATGCTTGTTAAGCTTTCAATTTGTGAACAAGCCAGGAAAATGTGACTATGACAAAATAGCTTTATATattaaattgcaaaaaaaaagaataaaaataaaataataaataaataaaatatattaaattgcAATTGACGACATGTGACTCACAATGCTCACAATGCTCACAATGGCGGAAAATTCTCCTCGAAATGTAATCACCCGTCCCAACCCCTGAGACTTAACCGTGATCACATATTCATTTGACTTCATGATGAACTCTGAAGACACGTATATTACCTCTGTGGTGCAAGATTTACCTGCCGTCTCTATCCCAGTCGTACACCTCAACCTTGATTGTTctgcgtaaaaaaaaacatgaaataatgAGCACCTGCTTCAAATctaaatgagattttttttttctgttgatcCTGATGAAAATCGTTTCCGCAGCGCTCCAGGCGCTGCCGATGCTTTTGTTGCAAAAAGGCGACGCCATTAAATCctgccaaaaaaacaaaacaaaggcatCTATTTGCTTGCCGCGTGGCGAGCGACCCTCATTAAAACGGGAACCATGTGTCATCGCGTATCGCGTGACTCCATTTGATAGGAAAAATGCTAATTTCTtttagcggcggcggcggcgccacAGCATCCATTCGGCAGCTTATCTCCATCTCCAAACAGCTGCATTTGCCGCCATATACTCGTATCGTAATTCATCGATTTCCGTGCGCCGCGGCTTACGAGGATCTACTGTACGTCGGGAGACGAGCCTGCCCGAGGCCGATATTATTATCGTGGTTATCTCTCAATATTTCACGAGGCGAGgaacagaaacaaacaaggaTGAAGAGAGAGTAGAAGCGAGA
This genomic window from Syngnathus acus chromosome 23, fSynAcu1.2, whole genome shotgun sequence contains:
- the LOC119117199 gene encoding copine-8 isoform X1, whose translation is MNNSFLSMASIGEFDPLNASIPATKVEITVSCRNLLDRDTFSKSDPICVLYTQGMGNKEWREFGRTEVIDNTLNPDFVRKFILDYFFEERQNLRFDLYDVDSNSANLSKHDFLGQAYCTLGEAVGSLGSRLEKPLGGITGKKCGTIIVKAEELNNCRESVMMQFCGNKLDKKDFFGKSDPFLVFYRSNEDSTFTICHKTEVVKNTLNPVWQAFKIPVRALCNGDYDRTIKVEVYDWDRDGSHDFIGDFSTSYRELSRGQSQFNVYEVVNQKKKDKKKKYLNSGTVTLLSFLVDIEVTFLDYIKGGTQINFTVAIDFTASNGNPAQPTSLHYMSPYQLNAYAMALKAVGEIIQDYDSDKMFPALGFGAKLPPDGRISHEFALNGNPQNPYCAGIDGVMEAYYQSLKSVQLYGPTNFSPVVNHVARYAASVKDGSQYFVLLIITDGVISDMAQTKESIVNASCLPMSIIIVGVGPAEFDAMIELDGDEVRISSRGRYAERDIVQFVPFRDYIDRTGNHILSMARLAKDVLAEIPDQFLSYMRTRGIKPAPAPPPYTPPGQPIQTQI